Proteins encoded together in one uncultured Desulfobacter sp. window:
- a CDS encoding iron-containing alcohol dehydrogenase, producing MAAKEEVYGFFIPTVTLMGIGAHKELCNQMKSLGVSKPFIVADKGITACGLTKQICDLLKEGMGADAVVYDETIPNPTDKNVAEGVAIYEKSGCDMIITLGGGSSHDCGKGIGIVSTNGGRIHDFEGVDKSTKAMPPFIAINTTAGTGSEMTRFCIITDTSRKVKMAIVDWRVTPAIAINDPLLMMGMPSALTAATGMDALTHSVEAYVSTIATPVTDACAIKSIELIADNLRQAVANGQDVVARDNMAYAEYLAGMAFNNASLGHVHAMAHQLGGYYDLPHGVCNAILLPHVSQFNLIAKLDRFADIAVALGENIDGLSTRDAADKALEAIRKLSADVGIPSNLTELGVKKEDLKIMAENAQKDACGLTNPRTPTLDDVIGIYTAAL from the coding sequence ATGGCAGCAAAAGAAGAAGTTTATGGATTTTTTATTCCAACAGTTACATTAATGGGTATTGGTGCACACAAAGAGCTCTGTAATCAAATGAAAAGCCTTGGTGTCTCAAAGCCTTTCATTGTTGCCGACAAGGGAATTACCGCTTGTGGCTTGACCAAACAGATCTGTGATTTGCTCAAAGAAGGAATGGGCGCAGATGCAGTGGTTTATGATGAAACCATCCCTAACCCAACTGATAAGAATGTTGCCGAGGGGGTGGCGATTTATGAAAAAAGCGGTTGCGACATGATCATCACGTTGGGAGGCGGAAGCTCCCATGACTGCGGTAAAGGAATTGGTATTGTGTCGACCAACGGTGGTAGGATCCATGATTTTGAAGGGGTCGATAAATCAACAAAAGCGATGCCGCCGTTTATCGCGATCAATACCACCGCCGGTACCGGCAGCGAAATGACCCGATTCTGCATTATCACCGATACCAGTCGAAAGGTCAAAATGGCTATTGTGGACTGGAGAGTGACACCAGCCATTGCGATCAATGATCCCCTGCTTATGATGGGTATGCCGTCGGCGTTGACTGCAGCGACCGGAATGGATGCATTAACCCATTCCGTGGAGGCCTATGTCTCCACCATTGCAACCCCGGTCACGGATGCGTGTGCCATCAAATCCATTGAGCTCATCGCCGACAATCTGCGGCAGGCGGTTGCCAATGGTCAGGATGTCGTTGCCAGGGACAACATGGCCTATGCCGAATACCTGGCCGGCATGGCTTTCAACAATGCCAGCCTCGGGCATGTCCATGCCATGGCACATCAATTGGGTGGCTACTATGACTTACCCCATGGCGTTTGCAACGCCATTTTGCTTCCCCATGTTTCTCAGTTCAATCTGATTGCCAAACTCGATCGGTTTGCAGACATTGCCGTGGCTTTAGGAGAGAACATTGACGGACTCTCCACCCGCGACGCTGCAGATAAGGCGCTGGAAGCGATTAGGAAGCTGTCTGCCGATGTCGGTATTCCAAGCAATTTGACTGAATTGGGTGTCAAAAAAG
- a CDS encoding GntR family transcriptional regulator has protein sequence MGTKTKKSKDDFTLEAYNGIRRMFFLNEIIPGQKISYGDLAKRLNMSTTPVIQALKRLEIQGLVRHEPNRGYYTENISLSEVIEIYDFRELIEVSLLPDTISGMNKTKLKKLKKALDNHLDAVRDIFLKDRLLKDMEFHMTLAKLSGNRIKVACLKDLFDLLYLKYRGNILFVTPMEMVDAEHIQLYDDIAAGNLERAKHVLTHHIANVKHHAISSIERMQNEKKAKL, from the coding sequence ATGGGAACAAAAACTAAAAAATCCAAGGATGATTTTACTTTAGAAGCATACAACGGCATCCGGCGTATGTTTTTTTTAAATGAAATCATTCCGGGCCAGAAAATTTCTTATGGAGATCTGGCCAAACGCCTGAACATGAGCACCACCCCGGTGATTCAGGCCCTGAAACGATTAGAAATTCAGGGTCTGGTCCGCCATGAGCCCAACAGGGGATATTATACGGAAAATATTAGCCTTTCAGAGGTTATTGAAATTTATGATTTCAGGGAACTCATCGAAGTTTCCCTGCTGCCGGATACCATTTCGGGCATGAACAAGACAAAACTTAAAAAATTGAAAAAGGCCTTGGATAATCATCTGGACGCGGTCCGGGATATTTTTTTAAAAGACAGGCTGCTCAAAGATATGGAATTTCACATGACTTTGGCTAAATTGTCCGGTAACCGGATAAAGGTGGCTTGCCTAAAGGATCTGTTTGATCTGCTCTATTTGAAATACAGAGGCAACATTCTTTTCGTCACGCCCATGGAGATGGTGGATGCCGAGCATATCCAGCTGTATGATGATATTGCTGCAGGCAACCTTGAACGTGCAAAGCATGTGTTGACTCACCATATTGCCAATGTTAAGCATCACGCCATTTCAAGTATTGAGCGGATGCAAAATGAAAAAAAAGCAAAACTATAA